One segment of Alnus glutinosa chromosome 2, dhAlnGlut1.1, whole genome shotgun sequence DNA contains the following:
- the LOC133860843 gene encoding callose synthase 12-like codes for MSFRRQRPSPAQPRPTTTELEPYNIIPIHNLLADLPSLRFPEVRAVTSTLRAVGNLRKPPYGQWAPHMDLLDWLALFFGFQNDNVRNQREHLVLHLANAQVRLSPRPNNIDVLDAAVLRRFRKKLFRNYNAWCSYLGKKSNIWISNRGMASSAVDHRRELLYVSLFLLILGEAANLRFVPECICFIFHNMAMELNKILDENTGQPVLPSLSGENAFLNCVVKPIYETIRAEVQSSKDGTAPHRVWRNYDDINEYFWSKWCFQKLKWPIDLSSNFFVRSGSGKRVGKTGFVEQRSFWNLFRSFDRLWVMLVLFLQAAIIIAWEEKDYPWHALKSRDMQVKVLTVFFTWSGLRFLKSLLDAAMQYSLVSRETLGLGVRMVMKSVVAAVWLLIFGVFYGRIWSQKKGDGRWSAEANRRVVTFLEVALVFVLPEILAISLFIIPWIRNFIEETNWRVFYMLSWWFQSRTFVGRGLREGLVDNIKYSLFWIVVLATKFCFSYFLQIKPMIRATKALWHLTDVHYEWYQIFKKSNKFAVGLLWLPVALIYLMDIQIWYWIYSSLVGAGVGLLQHLGEIRNIEQLRLRFQFFASAIQFNLMPGEQMLNARGMTNMFKDAIHRLKLRYGLGRPYRKLESNQVEANKFALIWNEIISIFREEDIISDCELELLELPQNSWNVRVIRWPTFLLCNELLLAVSQAKELVDAPDKRLWYKICKNEYRRCAVIEAYDSLKHLLLLEIIKRNTEEHSITTVFFQEIDHSIEIERFTKTFNMTVLPQLHTQLIKLVQLLKKPMKDSTQVVNALQAIYEIAKRDFFNEKRSVEQLREDGLAPRNPPSAQGLLFENALNLPDPEKEAFYRQVRRLHTILTSRDSMHNIPENLEARRRIAFFSNSLFMNMPHAPQVEKMMAFSVLTPYYTEEVVYSKEQLRTENEDGVSTLYYLQTIYADEWKKNLERMRREGMVKEDELWATKLRDLRLWASYRGQTLSRTVRGMMYYYRALKMLAFLDSASEVDIREGSRELGPMGRDSLDGYNSERSASIRSLSRTSSSVNLLYKGHEYGTALMKYTYVVACQIYGTQKAKKDPHAEEILYLMKNNESLRVAYVDEVSAGRDGKEYFSVLVKYDQQLEKEVEIYRIKLPGPLMLGEGKPENQNHAIIFTRGDAVQTIDMNQDNYFEEALKMRNLLEEFRLYYGIQKPTILGVREHIFTGSVSSLAWFMSAQETSFVTLGQRVLANPLKVRMHYGHPDVFDRFWFMTRGGISKASRVINISEDIFAGFNCTLRGGNVSHHEYIQVGKGRDVGLNQVSMFEAKVASGNGEQVLSRDVYRLGHRLDFFRMRADLFAPSFFYTTVGFFFNTMVVILTVYAFLWGRLYLALSGVEASANTKSNAALGTILNQQFIIQLGLFTVLPMMVVLVENTLEFGFLHAIWDFLIMQLLLSSVFYSFSMGTRAHYFGRTILHGGAKYRATGRGFVVQHKSFAENYRLYARSHFVKAIELGLILIVYSTHSSIAANTFVYIAMTITSWFLVMSWIMAPFVFNPSGFDWLKTVYDFDDFMNWIWFRGSVFAKSEQSWERWWYEEQDHLRTTGICGKVLEIILDLRFFFFQYGCTGINHYLLSWISGLYVLIAYAVIAYAWDKYAAREHIYYRLIEFVEIIVAIVVIIALLEFTSFTFVDIFTSLHVKLIPTGWGLLLIAQVFRPVLQSTILWKHVISVARLYDVMFGVIVMAPVALLSCLPGFQSMQTRILFNEAFSRGLLNLQIVTGEKAKGLDI; via the exons ATCTAACATCTGGATCTCCAATCGCGGGATGGCCTCCTCCGCCGTCGACCACCGCCGCGAGCTCCTCTACGTCTCGCTCTTCCTCCTCATCTTGGGCGAGGCCGCCAATCTCCGCTTTGTTCCCGAGTGCATCTGCTTTATCTTCCATAACATGGCCATGGAGCTCAACAAGATCCTCGACGAGAACACCGGTCAGCCGGTCTTGCCCTCGTTGTCCGGTGAAAACGCGTTCTTGAACTGCGTGGTTAAACCCATCTACGAGACGATCCGGGCCGAGGTTCAGAGCAGCAAGGACGGCACTGCACCGCATCGTGTGTGGCGCAATTACGATGACATAAACGAGTATTTTTGGAGTAAATGGTGCTTTCAGAAGCTCAAATGGCCGATCGATTTGTCGAGTAATTTCTTCGTGAGGAGTGGTAGTGGGAAGCGCGTGGGGAAAACTGGGTTTGTGGAGCAGAGGTCGTTTTGGAACTTGTTCAGGAGCTTCGACAGGCTATGGGTGATGCTGGTGTTGTTTTTGCAGGCGGCGATTATCATAGCCTGGGAGGAGAAGGATTATCCATGGCATGCATTGAAGAGTAGGGACATGCAAGTGAAAGTTTTGACAGTATTCTTCACGTGGAGTGGGTTGAGGTTCTTGAAGTCCTTGTTGGACGCTGCGATGCAGTATAGTTTGGTATCCAGAGAGACGCTGGGGCTCGGGGTGAGGATGGTGATGAAGAGCGTGGTTGCGGCCGTATGGCTTTTGATTTTCGGGGTGTTTTATGGACGGATATGGTCTCAGAAAAAGGGCGATGGAAGGTGGTCCGCCGAGGCGAATCGGAGGGTGGTGACTTTTCTAGAGGTCGCGTTGGTTTTCGTGTTGCCGGAGATTTTGGCCATTTCGCTGTTTATTATTCCATGGATTAGGAATTTCATCGAGGAGACGAATTGGAGGGTGTTCTATATGTTGTCGTGGTGGTTTCAGAGCAGGACTTTTGTGGGTCGTGGGTTGAGGGAGGGTCTTGTTGATAACATCAAGTACAGTTTGTTCTGGATTGTGGTGCTCgctaccaaattttgtttcagttattttttgcaGATCAAACCCATGATCCGCGCAACAAAGGCGCTGTGGCATCTGACGGACGTGCACTATGAATGGTAtcagatttttaaaaaaagcaacaaATTTGCGGTTGGGCTACTATGGCTTCCTGTTGCTCTGATTTACCTCATGGATATTCAGATTTGGTATTGGATCTATTCCTCTTTAGTTGGGGCAGGCGTGGGTTTACTTCAGCATTTGGGTGAGATTCGTAATATTGAACAATTGAGGCTGAGGTTCCAGTTCTTTGCAAGTGCTATTCAGTTCAATCTCATGCCGGGGGAGCAGATGTTGAATGCAAGGGGGATGACGAACATGTTTAAGGATGCCATCCACCGGTTGAAGCTGCGATATGGGCTCGGTCGGCCCTATAGGAAGCTTGAATCAAACCAGGTTGAGGCAAATAAGTTTGCTTTGATATGGAATGagattatttcaattttcagagaAGAAGATATCATCTCTGACTGTGAGCTTGAGCTGTTGGAGCTGCCACAGAACTCTTGGAATGTTAGGGTCATCCGCTGGCCTACTTTCCTTCTCTGTAATGAGCTGCTGCTTGCAGTCAGTCAGGCGAAGGAGTTGGTGGATGCTCCAGACAAGCGGCTCTGGTATAAGATATGCAAGAATGAGTACAGGCGCTGCGCTGTGATCGAAGCTTATGATTCTCTCAAGCACTTGCTGCTGCTTGAGATTATAAAACGCAACACCGAAGAGCATTCCATTACGACCGTCTTTTTTCAAGAGATTGATCACTCTATTGAGATTGAGAGATTCACTAAAACGTTCAACATGACGGTACTACCGCAGCTCCACACCCAGTTGATCAAACTTGTTCAGCTATTGAAGAAACCTATGAAAGATTCCACCCAGGTGGTAAACGCTCTGCAGGCCATTTACGAGATTGCTAAACGAGATTTTTTCAACGAGAAGAGGAGCGTTGAACAGCTGAGGGAGGATGGTCTGGCTCCTCGTAACCCACCTTCCGCTCAGGGTCTGCTTTTTGAGAATGCTCTTAACTTACCTGATCCCGAGAAAGAGGCCTTTTATCGGCAGGTTAGGCGGCTGCACACGATTCTTACCTCCCGGGACTCGATGCACAATATCCCGGAAAACCTTGAGGCAAGACGCCGGATTGCCTTCTTTAGTAATTCCCTTTTCATGAACATGCCACACGCCCCCCAAGTTGAGAAAATGATGGCTTTCAGTGTTCTGACTCCTTACTACACTGAAGAAGTAGTGTATAGCAAAGAGCAACTTAGAACTGAGAACGAAGATGGGGTTTCGACCCTGTACTATTTGCAGACAATTTATGCTgatgagtggaaaaaaaatttagagaggaTGCGCCGAGAAGGGATGGTGAAAGAGGATGAACTGTGGGCAACTAAGCTGAGAGATCTCAGGCTTTGGGCCTCATACAGAGGCCAGACACTTTCCCGGACTGTAAGGGGAATGATGTATTACTATCGGGCTCTTAAGATGCTTGCATTTCTGGATTCTGCATCAGAGGTGGACATCCGGGAAGGATCACGGGAACTTGGTCCGATGGGACGAGATAGCTTGGATGGTTACAACTCGGAAAGGTCAGCTTCTATTAGGAGTTTGAGTAGAACAAGCAGTTCAGTGAACTTGTTATACAAAGGACACGAGTATGGGACTGCTTTGATGAAGTACACATACGTGGTTGCCTGCCAGATATATGGGACTCAAAAGGCGAAAAAAGATCCCCATGCCGAGGAAATCTTGTATCTGATGAAAAACAATGAATCCCTTCGAGTTGCCTATGTTGATGAGGTTTCCGCAGGGAGGGACGGGAAGGAATACTTCTCTGTCCTTGTGAAGTACGATCAGCAGTTGGAGAAGGAAGTGGAAATCTACAGGATAAAGTTGCCTGGTCCCTTAATGCTTGGAGAGGGTAAACCGGAGAATCAAAATCATGCCATCATCTTCACCCGTGGTGATGCTGTTCAGACTATTGATATGAACCAAGACAACTATTTTGAAGAGGCTCTCAAAATGCGTAATCTGTTGGAAGAATTCAGGCTCTATTATGGTATCCAGAAGCCTACTATCTTGGGAGTTAGGGAGCACATTTTTACTGGTTCTGTTTCATCGCTTGCTTGGTTTATGTCGGCTCAGGAAACAAGTTTTGTGACCTTAGGACAGCGTGTTTTAGCAAACCCTTTGAAGGTTCGAATGCATTATGGCCATCCAGATGTTTTTGACAGGTTTTGGTTCATGACTCGTGGTGGCATCAGTAAAGCTTCTAGAGTGATTAACATCAGTGAGGACATTTTTGCTGGCTTTAATTGCACATTGCGTGGAGGCAATGTCTCCCACCATGAATACATCCAAGTTGGCAAAGGAAGGGATGTTGGGTTGAATCAAGTATCCATGTTTGAGGCCAAGGTTGCTAGTGGAAATGGTGAGCAAGTTCTCAGCAGAGATGTCTACAGGTTGGGTCATAGGCTGGACTTCTTCCGGATGCGAGCGgacttgtttg CTCCGTCATTCTTTTACACTACGGTGGGATTCTTTTTCAACACAATGGTGGTGATTCTCACTGTATATGCATTTCTGTGGGGTCGACTCTATCTGGCTCTTAGTGGCGTTGAGGCTTCTGCTAACACAAAAAGCAATGCAGCACTCGGTACAATCTTGAATCAGCAGTTCATCATCCAGCTTGGTCTGTTCACTGTTCTTCCCATGATGGTGGTCCTAGTGGAGAACACTCTTGAGTTTGGGTTCCTTCATGCCATCTGGGATTTCTTGATAATGCAGCTCCTGCTGTCATCTGTTTTCTACTCATTCTCTATGGGAACTCGTGCTCACTACTTTGGCCGGACTATTCTTCATGGCGGCGCAAAATACCGGGCCACTGGTCGTGGTTTTGTCGTGCAGCACAAGAGTTTCGCAGAGAATTATAGACTCTATGCTCGTAGCCACTTTGTGAAGGCGATTGAACTTGGGCTGATACTAATAGTTTATTCAACGCACAGTTCTATAGCTGCCAACACATTTGTTTACATAGCCATGACCATCACAAGTTGGTTCCTGGTTATGTCATGGATTATGGCTCCCTTCGTGTTCAATCCTTCTGGGTTTGATTGGTTGAAGACTGTTTATGATTTTGATGACTTCATGAACTGGATTTGGTTCCGTGGCAGTGTGTTTGCAAAATCTGAACAGAGCTGGGAAAGATGGTGGTACGAGGAGCAGGATCATCTAAGGACCACTGGCATTTGTGGAAAGGTACTGGAAATAATCTTGGACCTCCGATTCTTCTTTTTTCAGTATGGGTGTACCGGTATTAATCATTACTTGTTGTCTTGGATCTCTGGGCTGTATGTGCTAATAGCATATGCGGTAATAGCATATGCTTGGGATAAATACGCGGCACGAGAACACATCTATTATCGTCTAATTGAGTTTGTCGAGATCATAGTTGCAATAGTTGTGATAATTGCCCTGCTGGAATTCACCAGTTTTACGTTTGTTGATATTTTCACTAGTCT TCATGTGAAACTCATCCCCACCGGATGGGGCCTGCTATTGATTGCCCAAGTATTCCGGCCGGTGCTGCAGTCCACTATACTCTGGAAGCATGTTATTTCTGTGGCTCGGCTGTATGATGTAATGTTTGGAGTCATTGTCATGGCTCCTGTGGCTCTACTGTCATGTTTGCCTGGGTTTCAGTCAATGCAGACGAGGATCCTTTTCAACGAAGCATTTAGCAGGGGCCTCCTCAATTTACAGATTGTTACGGGGGAAAAAGCTAAAGGTTTGGACATATGA